Part of the Campylobacter sp. RM16189 genome is shown below.
ATCAAACTCACCATCATAAGCATCGCTTCTGTTTCTAACACCAAGTACAAGCACTATAAGCTCATGATCTTTTATCTTGCATATTAGTCTATATCCTCCGACTCTATATCTCCAAAGACCAGATAGATTTCCAATAAGTGGCTTGCCTTTATCACGAGGATTATCTAAGCCTTCTATCTCTTTTAGCTTTTTAAGTATTTTAATGCTAATACTATTATCTAACTTCTTAAGCTCTTTTAATGCATTCTTACTAAAATTTACTTTCATATTTTTACGCCAAGCTCTTTAGCTACTTCATCAAGAGTATAAAACTGAGGATTAGGATCACTCTCTATCTTTTTTAACTCTTCCATGGCATCTATATAATCATTCATATCTTC
Proteins encoded:
- a CDS encoding type II toxin-antitoxin system RelE/ParE family toxin, producing the protein MKVNFSKNALKELKKLDNSISIKILKKLKEIEGLDNPRDKGKPLIGNLSGLWRYRVGGYRLICKIKDHELIVLVLGVRNRSDAYDGEFD
- a CDS encoding ribbon-helix-helix domain-containing protein, with protein sequence MQISVRLDKDIGTKLERLAKDTKRTKSFYVQEAIKRFLEDMNDYIDAMEELKKIESDPNPQFYTLDEVAKELGVKI